The Actinomycetes bacterium genome contains a region encoding:
- a CDS encoding DUF1360 domain-containing protein translates to MQTISQQAAGYARPDGATGGYAAAMGVFGAVAGGLSLVAARTGRRPPPLTPWELTLLGLATHKIARIVAKDAVTSPVRAPFTRFQGPQGNAELAEEVRGSGARKAVGELLTCPFCLGPWIATALTAGLTFAPGVTRPAMGVFSAVAVSDFLQLGYAAAEQRTEPPEAREG, encoded by the coding sequence ATGCAGACCATCAGCCAGCAGGCAGCGGGATACGCCCGTCCGGACGGGGCGACGGGCGGGTACGCCGCGGCCATGGGCGTGTTCGGTGCCGTGGCCGGGGGCCTGTCGCTCGTCGCGGCGCGGACCGGCCGGCGGCCGCCTCCGCTGACCCCGTGGGAGCTGACGCTGCTCGGCCTCGCCACCCACAAGATCGCCCGCATCGTCGCGAAGGACGCGGTGACCAGCCCGGTGCGCGCGCCGTTCACCCGGTTCCAGGGCCCGCAGGGCAATGCCGAGCTGGCCGAGGAGGTGCGGGGGAGCGGGGCCCGCAAGGCGGTGGGTGAGCTGCTGACCTGCCCGTTCTGTCTCGGCCCGTGGATCGCCACCGCGCTCACGGCGGGCCTGACCTTCGCGCCGGGCGTCACCCGGCCCGCGATGGGCGTCTTCTCGGCGGTGGCCGTCTCCGACTTCCTCCAGCTCGGCTATGCAGCCGCGGAGCAGCGCACCGAGCCGCCGGAAGCGCGCGAGGGCTGA
- a CDS encoding PLDc N-terminal domain-containing protein produces the protein MSLGEFFWSLLVIYAMFFYFMILFRVIGDLFSDKDTSGVMKTVWLIALVLLPFITIFVYLITRGSAMNQRAIERARDIDHAQQAYIREAAGSGTDPATQIEKAHQLLTSGAISQAEFDSMKAKALSAG, from the coding sequence ATGTCACTCGGTGAGTTCTTCTGGAGCCTGCTCGTCATCTACGCCATGTTCTTCTACTTCATGATCCTCTTCCGCGTCATCGGTGACCTCTTCAGCGACAAGGACACCAGCGGGGTGATGAAGACGGTGTGGCTGATCGCGCTGGTGCTGCTCCCGTTCATCACGATCTTCGTCTACCTGATCACCCGGGGCTCCGCGATGAACCAGCGCGCCATCGAGCGGGCTCGCGACATCGACCATGCCCAGCAGGCCTACATCCGCGAGGCGGCCGGGAGCGGGACGGACCCGGCGACCCAGATCGAGAAGGCGCACCAGCTGCTCACGTCGGGTGCCATCAGCCAGGCGGAGTTCGACAGCATGAAGGCGAAGGCGCTCAGCGCCGGCTGA